The Longimicrobium sp. genomic sequence CATCCTGCCGCTGTACGGAAACCTGCCGCAGCCCGCGCAGGACGAGGCCATCGCCCCCAGCCGCCCCGGGAGCCGCAAGGTGGTGCTGTCGACGTCCATCGCGGAAACCAGCCTGACCATCGAGGGCGTACGGGTGGTGGTGGACAGCGGGATGATGCGCGTACCGCGCTTTTCGCCGCGGACGGGGATGACGCGGCTGGAAACGGCGACGGTGACGCGCGCGTCCTCCGAACAGCGGTGCGGGCGCGCGGGGCGCGTGGCCCCCGGCGTGTGCTACCGCCTGTGGCCGGAGCACGCGCAGGCGGCCCTGGTTCCGCACGGCACGCCCGAAATCCTGGACGCGGACCTCGCCCCGCTCGCGCTGGAGCTGGCCGCGTGGGGCGTCGCCGATCCCGCCGAGCTGGCCTGGCTGGATCCCCCGCCCGCCGGCGCGTTCTCGCAGGCGCGCGAACTGCTGGCCGAACTGGGCGCGCTCGCCCCGGACGGCTCCATCACCCCGCACGGCAGGCGGATGGCGGGGCTGCCCCTGCACCCGCGCCTGGCGCACATGGCGCTCCGGGGGATGGAACTGGGACTCGGCGGGCTGGCGTGCGACCTGGCCGCCCTGCTCAGCGACCGCGACGTGTTGCGCCGCGGCGATCAGCCGCCGGAATCCGACCTCCGCCTGCGCCTCCACGCGCTGCGTGAACTGGCCTCCGGAGGCCGCGTCCGCGCGCCGAACGTGGACCACGGGAGGCTTCGCCGCGTCCTCGCGGAGGCGCGCGAGTGGCGCCGGCGGCTGGGGGTGCGCGGCGGTGAGGCGGACCACGTGGACGCGGCCGGGCTGCTGGTGGCCTTCGCCTATCCCGATCGCATCGGGCAGCGGCGGCCGGGAAAGCCCGGCCGGTTCCTTCTCCGCAACGGCCGTGGCGCCGCCCTCGCGGGCTCCGATCCGCTGGCGCAGTCGCCGTACATCGTCGCCGCGGAGCTGGATGGGCAGGGGCGCGAGAGCCGCGTCTTCCTCGCCGCACCCGTCGACCAGGAAGACGTGGAGCGCCACTTCGCGGAGCAGATCCGCACGGTGACGGAAGTAGCGTGGGACGCGGGAGCGAGAGCCGTCCGCCCGCGCCGCGGGTCGCTGCTGGGCTCGCTGGTCCTGCGCGAGTCCGCCGTCACCGACGCCGATCCCGGCGAGATCGCGGCGGCGCTGCTGGAGGGAATCGCGTCCGAGGGGGTCGGCGCGCTGCCGTGGAGCAAGGGCGCGCGGCAGCTGCAGGAGCGCATCGGCTTCCTCCACCGCCACGATCCCACGTGGCCAGACGTGTCGGATTCGGCGCTCGCGGCGACGCTGGGCGATTG encodes the following:
- the hrpB gene encoding ATP-dependent helicase HrpB — its product is MAELPIEIVIPQLRSALAESGAAVLQAPPGAGKTTRAPLALLNEPWLAGKKIVMLEPRRLAARAAARHMARTLDQDVGGTVGYRVRMETRVGPATRIEVVTEGVLTRMLQGDPALEGVGLVIFDEFHERSLHADLGLALTLQSRSVLRDDLRVLVMSATLDGAPVAALLGDAPIVTSEGRMYPVEVRYLPARVEGWIEPAVARTVRQALESAEGDILVFLPGAAEIHRTEELLRAGDLPSGVRILPLYGNLPQPAQDEAIAPSRPGSRKVVLSTSIAETSLTIEGVRVVVDSGMMRVPRFSPRTGMTRLETATVTRASSEQRCGRAGRVAPGVCYRLWPEHAQAALVPHGTPEILDADLAPLALELAAWGVADPAELAWLDPPPAGAFSQARELLAELGALAPDGSITPHGRRMAGLPLHPRLAHMALRGMELGLGGLACDLAALLSDRDVLRRGDQPPESDLRLRLHALRELASGGRVRAPNVDHGRLRRVLAEAREWRRRLGVRGGEADHVDAAGLLVAFAYPDRIGQRRPGKPGRFLLRNGRGAALAGSDPLAQSPYIVAAELDGQGRESRVFLAAPVDQEDVERHFAEQIRTVTEVAWDAGARAVRPRRGSLLGSLVLRESAVTDADPGEIAAALLEGIASEGVGALPWSKGARQLQERIGFLHRHDPTWPDVSDSALAATLGDWLGPFVYGMTRLDDLHRLDVSEILLGMLGWERRTALEEQAPSHVTVPSGSNVPIDYSDPDAPVLAARLQELFGMTETPRIAGGRVPLTIHLLSPAHRPVQVTRDLASFWRTGYFDVRKDLKGRYPKHYWPDDPLQAQATARVRPRPG